Sequence from the Halomarina litorea genome:
GGTCGTTAACGGTCACCATGTGTCACTCCCTCTACCACACGAATCGAGTTAGCCGTTACCGTAGCACAAGGTCTGTTGAATACATACTCTACATCTTGCACGTTCCTACTGACAGCTCCCCGGTAGTTCGTTGTGGCACTGCGAGATACAGAGCGCATATCTCCCATGACCCGGGGGAGATTTCCACCTGGAATCAAGATGGAGGGAGGAATATATACTTAATAATCTTACAGAACTACTTATACTCACACCGCGTACAAAACCTCGGAGAAATTATCTTGGCGATTCACGCTACCCCGTTAGACGACAGTGCAGTATCAGACCTTGAGTCGGGGTTCCGCGGTGAACTTCTCACTCCAGAGACCGCGGAGTACGACGAAGCCCGGACAATCTGGAACGCCATGATCGACCGACGACCCGCGCTCATCGCCCAGTGTGCGGGTGTCGCCGACGTCATCGCAGCAGTGAACTTCGCTCGCGAACAAGGCATGCCCGTCGCTGTGAAGGGGGCGGGCCACAACATCGCCGGAGCCGCCATCGTTGACGATGGGCTCGTGATTGACCTCTCGCCCATGAAGTCCGTCCGTATCGATCCAGAGGCGAAGACGGCGCGAGTTGAACCGGGCGTCATACTCGCAGAGTTCGACCACGAGGCGCAGGCGTTCGGCCTCGCCACGCCCGTCGGATACAATTCGACGACGGGCATCTCCGGGCTGACGCTCGGCGGGGGCTTCGGCTGGCTCTCCCGCAAGTACGGCCTCACCGCCGACAACCTCCGAGGAGCGGACGTAGTCACGGCCGATGGTCGGCTCGTCCACGCCAGCGAGGGCGAGAACTCCGACCTCTTCTGGGGGCTCCGCGGCGGTGGTGGCAACTTCGGCGTCGTCACGTCCTTCGAGTTCGACCTCCACGAGGTCGGTCCCGAGGTGCTCTCGGGGCTGCTCGTCCACCCGTTCGAGCACACGGCCGAGGTGATGAAGGCCTACCGCGAGTTCGTCGCCGAGGCCCCTGACGAGGTGACCGCCTGGATGGTCATCAGGCACGCGCCACCGCTCCCGTTCATCCCGGAGGAGTGGCACGGTGAGAAGGTACTCGTCATCGCGGTCTACTACGACGGCGCTCTAACCGACGGCGAGACAGTCCTGCAGCCGCTACGGGAGATCGGCGACCCCATCGCCGACGCGATCGGCCCCCACCCGTACGCCGGTTGGCAGCAGGGGTTCGATGGCTTGCTCACCCCCGGGGCGCGGAACTACTGGAAGTCCCACAACTTCATGGAGTTCACCGACGGGATGATCGACACCTTCGTCGAGTACGGCAAGTCGCTGCCCACATCGGAGAGCGAGATCGCCATCGCCCAGCTCGGCGGTGCGATCAACGACGTGCCCGTGGACGCAACGGCGTACCCCCACCGGGACGCGGAGTTCCTCATGAACCTCCACACGCGCTGGACCGACCCGGCACAAGACGCCGAGTGCGTCGCCTGGGCCCGTGCGTGCTACGACGCAATGGCGCCACACGCCACCGGCGGCGTCTACGTCAATTTCATCCCCGAGGAAGTGGGCGAGGAGCGCGCCGCCTATCGGGAAAACTACGACCGGCTCGTAGAGCTAAAGCGGAAGTACGACCCAGACAACCTGTTCCACCTGAACCAGAACGTCGCGCCGACGGCCTGATTCGATCGCCGGACAGGTTACCCTGATCGTCCCTTCTGCTGAACTCACTCTCTCGTGCTAACAGCCGTTTCAGAGACGAAACGGGGAAATAAATAGCGACTCTTTGCTGAATGCATGCTCCGAGTCGGTCACGAAGTTCCTAACAGAGTCTGGTTGAAGATGTCGATGCGATACCCATCGTCGTTCTCGAGGATGCTGGGCACCGAGTGCTTCGTACTCTTCGTCCGGTTCCTGGACGATATCGTATCCCGATTCGAGGAGCACCGCTTGTAGCTGACTCAGATCGTCGCCGGAGGAGACGATGAGGTCGATGTCTTTGGTCGTCTCTTTGAGTCCGCGAAACGCCATCGATCCACCGCCAATCAAGAAGACGTTGAGTGGGTTGTCCAGCTGCTGACCGATGCGCTCGAGTTCTGAGCGAATGTATGAGCTATCGAATCGCGCCCTCATGGCGTCACCTCGTACTCTTCAGCCAGTTTCTGGAAGTCCTCCCACTCGGGAAGGCGAGACGTCCGTTGGGCACCGCTGGTGTCGAGATACGTGCAGAGGTCGTCGACGACGTCGTCAACGCCGTATGTGACGGCTTGGGCTCGGAGTTCGTCGCTGTTGATGTCGACGTGACTGAGCAAGAGCAGGCAGTATGACTGCGTTCGTGCGCCCGAATCGATCACGAGCATGTGGCAGCACAACATCTCCGGGGAGAGCTCACTCGTCGTCTCCGAGTAGAGGTAGTGTCTGCGGTCACGTGCCAACAGCGGGAGGCCGTATCGCTGGAATTGGTCTGGCCCTGTCGGACTGAAGTGTTCGTCAGCGATTTCAGTCGGCGCTTGGACAAGGAACTCGTCGAGAGATTCCCAGAGAATCGTGTAGGTGATGGTCTGTTCTTCGACAGTCTGGCGGTGGGCGTGATGGGCAAGCTCACGAGCGAATACGCTCAGCGGTTCGAAGCCATCATTCAGTGCGTACGCCCCGTCGTCAGTCTGATAGATGATTCCACGGTGCTGAAGCGGGGCAAGCGCGCGGTGGACGGTACTTCTGTGGACGTCGGCGCGGCGTGCGAGTTCGGTCACGGTCCGTGGAGTATCGAGGTAGTAGCACACGCGGAGGGCTGATCCCGACATCAGCTCCGGCCAGTCGATGTGTGAATACTGCTGCGTGAGGTCCGTGAGTAACTCGAGAGCCTTTGCGTCCGACAGTCGAATCTGCTTTGTTTTCCCTTCTCGGCGTGTCTCGACGAGGCCAGCCGTTTCGAGGCGTTCGATGAGTTCTGAGGTGTAGCTGAGACTCCGATCGAGATTCGTCGAAAGGTCAGAGACCGTCTGCTCACCGTGGAGGGTAGTAAGGGCGCGAACCTCGCCTTCTGTGAGCATACTGTTGCATACTAGCGAACCAATATATGAATCAGTTCGGTATTTTGCAACACTCGACTGAGTCAGTCGAGATGGGAACGTACAGGGTGAAAGCCCTCGGCCGTTCACGGACGGGACAGACGCGCCGGCTAGTCGCTATCGGCGTCGAGGAGGTCCCACTCCTCGCGCATCAGTTCTCGGACGCCGTGGTCGAGTATCCCATCACCGAGTGAGGTGGCCTGATAGTACGAATAGAGGCCGTCAGTGTCGGGCTGTTTCCGCTTTCGATTCTCGACGAGCCCAACGTCGATGAGCGTGTCGAGATGGTAGTGGAGCGTGTTCGACGGGAGGTCCAGTCCCTCTTCGAGTTCCTCTGCACTGTGGGCCCCCTGTTCGGTCAGGACGTGAAGAATCCGAAAGCGAGTCTCGTTCCCGATCGCTCGCTGCATGTCCAGATAGGCTTCGAGAGAGAGGAGACTGTGTTCCGGCAAGAGTCCTGCCAGATCGTCTGCGTCGGGGGAGGAACGATCGGTTTCGGACATACACAGTACTTACACAAGCAGGCGCATAAGCGCTTGCTGACTCAACAGCTTGCATCTCCCCGTATGACGACCGCGATGCTCTCGTCCGTCAGCTCTGGTTGCTCGTCCGGGATCGCGCGCGACGCGAATAACGTGGCAACCCCCCACAACTCGAGGGACAGCCTCCCTGTCCTGTTCGCTTCCTCCCGTCTTGTGACAGTCCAACACGCCGCACTGTAGGGGGTGTCCCGAATAGTCGGTCATTCGTACCGAGCAGGGTTTTCAGACCCTCCACAGCAGCGTATCCAATCGGATGCCTTCACCGAGTCCCCATCATCAAAACGACGATATAATCGGACGCCCCCGACCAAGAGGCGTTACGCGCCGTCGATCGACGAACACTGACAGAACCCTTCGAGTTGTGGATCGAACGTGACGATGTGCTCGTGAACCGTTGTGGCGACTCGCTGCATCGCACGAGCCTGTTCCTTCGTCGTAACAGTCGTCCCGTAGTAGTGTTCCGTCCGGCGTGCATCGTACAGGGTTTTGAGCGACTCGATCGTGCTGTCTTCCAGCGGAACCTGTCCCTTCGCGAACTCGTAGGGTGATGTATGATCCCGTAACTCCCTCGCGTCAGTCCCAGTCATCGCTAGCAAGTATCCCTGAAGCGTGTGCTCGATGACGATGAACGAGTGTTCGAGAATCGCCCCGTAGTACTCGCCCAGTGCATCGATTCTGTTCGTCAGCTCGATCAACCGGCAGGCTTTCTGGATTTGGACCTCCCCGTCGCTGGCATCGGGACCGGGGTTCAGTGTGGGCTCGAACGTCGGTTGCCCATGTGCGTGGCCAAACGCGTCTTCGGCTGCCGAAATCTCCTCGAGCAAGTGCGTTGGGTCACTCATGATCGAGAACCTCCTGCTTGACGCGGTCAAGCGTCTCTGAGGACAGCAGGGTGATTCCCGTCCCGAACAGCCGCTCCGTGTCGACGCGCTCTAGTTGATTGATGATCGATTGGGGCGTCTCGACGAGGATCTCGAACGAATACCGGTGTGCAGAGGCCCGGTCCTGGCCATCCGCTTCGAGGGTCTCTTTCAGGTCGGCCCAGCCGCTTTCGAAATCGGTGTTCACTGCGTCTGCGACCGCAATGGTTGGCGGAATCTGGAGTCTCTCGAGGCGTTTGGCGAGTTTGTTCGCCTCGTGTCGTTGCTGCATATGATCGCCACCGACGAGGACCCAGAGGTCGATGTCCGACTGGCGATCGGCCTCCCCCCGGGCAACGCTTCCGAACAGGATGATACCCAGGACATCGTCGAGTTCGTCTTCCAGATAGTGGTACGCGACGCGCACGGGCGTCTGGAAGTTCGTTTGTGGGATGCTACGGATCGGGTCGTCCGGGTTGTCGAGTCGATTTCTGTTGATGTGGACCCGCCGCGCATTGCCCTTGTGAAACGTCTCGACAAGCTCATTCGCCTCAAGGACGTCGACAGCTTCGCGGGTCGCCCGCTCGCTGAGGGGAACGACCTTCGAGAGTTGTCGAAGTGAGACGTTGATACTGGGATTGTCGCTGAGGAAGTTGAGGATATATGTCGTGGCACCATGCTTGAACAGGTCGGCATCTCGAACAGGAAGCGCGAGTTCGATCGACATTCCCCGATCCGAGTCGGGGGGGTCACCTGGGGCTTCTGTTGAACTGTGATTCTGCATACGGCATTGCAGCACACCAAACTATTTATACTTTATATTTAGTTGGTCGGGAGGCTGAGCCCGGATACGACGACTCATGTTCGAGACAGGCCAGAGGTCAAGATAATAGCACCTCTCACATCGGTCGTCCCTCGTACTTGACCATGAGGGAGCAGTCGGTTGGGCCGAGCATACCGAGACGCGAGACTGCGATGAGGTTAAGGCTCGGTAACCTCATGTGCTCGGGGTTCGTTGCCGCACGTATGGCCGACGGCTCATCCGCATCGGCGTCGGGTGCCGACGATGGGGACGCGATTGACTCCCTCACGGCCGACCTCTTCGGCGAGCCCGCGCTCCTCGACCTCGATGCACATCTGGAGTTGTTCGAGGAGGTGGCCGCACGCCCCCGGTTCGCCGTGCTGTACGCCCTCCAGCAGGACGGTCGGTTGAGCGCGAAGGAACTCGGCGAGCGCCTCTGTCGGAGTGAAAACGGGTTGCACTACCACCTCGATCGGTTGGTCGACGCCGGGCTCGTGGCCAACCGTCGTCAGTCGGTCCCCGACCGAGACGGGTTGTACTCGTATTACGAACTGACTGGGCTCGGTGCGGACCTCATCGACGCCGTGACGGCGTTCATCGGTGCCGAGAAGACCGCACTCGAGGAGTACTGACACCCACGCACGGCGACCACGACTGCACACCTGGTCAATGACATCCAGCACTAGTTCCTCGACCGAGGTCGACGAGGCGGTCCGTCGACTCTACGAGCGGTAGGCGGCCGAGACCGACGAGGAACGCCGCGTGCCGCCCTTCGCTTGCTCACGGTTCCCGCTGGTCACCGTTCGCTACTGAGGCGCGATCGCAGGGATCATGAGCCAACATCCACCCCAGTAATAGAGTTTCGAGAAAGCACACAGTCAGCGAACGAGCGTTTCGGTGCGGACGCTCCCGCCGAGTGGACGCCTCACGCCGTCGACGAGGACGAACACCGCAACGATCACCCGAGTTCCACCTGCGATTTATATGACCCGAGGACGTGGTTTCGAGTAATGCGAACCGCCGAGTCGACCACGCTCGATGCCTCCCTCGATCTCGACGCCCTCCAGGCTGTCCTTCGGGAGCATCCGGTCCGACTCGCGGTGCTCTTCGGTTCCCACGCCGCCGAGACAACCCACGCCACGAGCGATATCGATCTCGCAGTCGAGTTCGACGACCACCGGCCCTCCGACCCGGACTACAACGACGTCTTTCTCGGGTTGAGCGCCGACCTCAGTGACACACTCGAGACGAATGACGTCGATCTCGTCGACCTCCATGCGGTCTCGCCAGCACTCGCAGCAGCAATCTTCGAGAACGGCGTCCTACTCGTCGGTACAGCGGAGCACGCCGCCGAGCGTCGCCGCCAGCTCACGGCGTCCGCGGACGACCAGCAGTCACCACGCGACCGGCTCGACGCGGCTCTCGAACGGATCGATGACCATCTCGGCGACCGTGATGCTGGAGTGCCAGCCGCAGGGGAGGCAGAGAACGACGGATGACGGGCGAGGGACTGCCGGCGGATCGCCTCAACCGAATTCTGACCGCTGTCGAAACCAT
This genomic interval carries:
- a CDS encoding FAD-binding oxidoreductase — translated: MAIHATPLDDSAVSDLESGFRGELLTPETAEYDEARTIWNAMIDRRPALIAQCAGVADVIAAVNFAREQGMPVAVKGAGHNIAGAAIVDDGLVIDLSPMKSVRIDPEAKTARVEPGVILAEFDHEAQAFGLATPVGYNSTTGISGLTLGGGFGWLSRKYGLTADNLRGADVVTADGRLVHASEGENSDLFWGLRGGGGNFGVVTSFEFDLHEVGPEVLSGLLVHPFEHTAEVMKAYREFVAEAPDEVTAWMVIRHAPPLPFIPEEWHGEKVLVIAVYYDGALTDGETVLQPLREIGDPIADAIGPHPYAGWQQGFDGLLTPGARNYWKSHNFMEFTDGMIDTFVEYGKSLPTSESEIAIAQLGGAINDVPVDATAYPHRDAEFLMNLHTRWTDPAQDAECVAWARACYDAMAPHATGGVYVNFIPEEVGEERAAYRENYDRLVELKRKYDPDNLFHLNQNVAPTA
- a CDS encoding ArsR family transcriptional regulator produces the protein MLTEGEVRALTTLHGEQTVSDLSTNLDRSLSYTSELIERLETAGLVETRREGKTKQIRLSDAKALELLTDLTQQYSHIDWPELMSGSALRVCYYLDTPRTVTELARRADVHRSTVHRALAPLQHRGIIYQTDDGAYALNDGFEPLSVFARELAHHAHRQTVEEQTITYTILWESLDEFLVQAPTEIADEHFSPTGPDQFQRYGLPLLARDRRHYLYSETTSELSPEMLCCHMLVIDSGARTQSYCLLLLSHVDINSDELRAQAVTYGVDDVVDDLCTYLDTSGAQRTSRLPEWEDFQKLAEEYEVTP
- a CDS encoding ArsR/SmtB family transcription factor gives rise to the protein MSETDRSSPDADDLAGLLPEHSLLSLEAYLDMQRAIGNETRFRILHVLTEQGAHSAEELEEGLDLPSNTLHYHLDTLIDVGLVENRKRKQPDTDGLYSYYQATSLGDGILDHGVRELMREEWDLLDADSD
- a CDS encoding nucleotidyltransferase domain-containing protein — encoded protein: MQNHSSTEAPGDPPDSDRGMSIELALPVRDADLFKHGATTYILNFLSDNPSINVSLRQLSKVVPLSERATREAVDVLEANELVETFHKGNARRVHINRNRLDNPDDPIRSIPQTNFQTPVRVAYHYLEDELDDVLGIILFGSVARGEADRQSDIDLWVLVGGDHMQQRHEANKLAKRLERLQIPPTIAVADAVNTDFESGWADLKETLEADGQDRASAHRYSFEILVETPQSIINQLERVDTERLFGTGITLLSSETLDRVKQEVLDHE
- a CDS encoding helix-turn-helix domain-containing protein, translating into MREQSVGPSIPRRETAMRLRLGNLMCSGFVAARMADGSSASASGADDGDAIDSLTADLFGEPALLDLDAHLELFEEVAARPRFAVLYALQQDGRLSAKELGERLCRSENGLHYHLDRLVDAGLVANRRQSVPDRDGLYSYYELTGLGADLIDAVTAFIGAEKTALEEY
- the mntA gene encoding type VII toxin-antitoxin system MntA family adenylyltransferase antitoxin codes for the protein MRTAESTTLDASLDLDALQAVLREHPVRLAVLFGSHAAETTHATSDIDLAVEFDDHRPSDPDYNDVFLGLSADLSDTLETNDVDLVDLHAVSPALAAAIFENGVLLVGTAEHAAERRRQLTASADDQQSPRDRLDAALERIDDHLGDRDAGVPAAGEAENDG